Proteins encoded within one genomic window of Rossellomorea vietnamensis:
- a CDS encoding glycosyltransferase family 2 protein codes for MILEIIFWLLIVLSVYIYAGYPILLKLISGVVKKDRMTETGYEPKVTLFIAAYNEEKVIAEKVQNSVELDYPQDKLEIIVVSDDSSDRTNDIVNEFVAKYPNVKLNVVKGRKGKTAALNKSVPLATGEVLVFSDANSLYQKDAVHHLVKHFKDEEIGGVCGELRLTNPTNSSIGESEGAYWKYEKLLKMLETATGTTIVANGSIYALRKELFKEMNPNVGDDMQNPLIIISQQKRFVYEPNAITMEETSPKSSEEFGRKVRIVTRSFTGIMSYKNVLNPFKNFDFFYKYMSHKFLRWLVPYYMIAIFIINLFLLDQPLYQVMFGLQLLFYILALLGKVTSNKITYIPYYFCLVNYAALLGTLRAISGKRQATWTPTSR; via the coding sequence ATGATACTAGAAATAATCTTTTGGCTGCTGATCGTTCTTTCGGTTTATATCTACGCCGGTTATCCGATTCTCTTGAAACTCATAAGTGGAGTAGTAAAAAAGGATCGAATGACGGAAACGGGCTATGAACCAAAGGTAACGCTCTTCATCGCAGCATACAACGAAGAGAAAGTCATCGCTGAAAAAGTCCAAAACTCCGTGGAACTTGATTATCCACAGGACAAGCTTGAAATCATCGTTGTCTCAGATGATTCATCAGACAGAACGAATGACATCGTCAATGAGTTTGTGGCGAAATACCCGAACGTAAAATTGAATGTCGTGAAAGGCCGGAAAGGGAAGACGGCAGCCCTTAACAAGTCCGTCCCTCTAGCAACTGGTGAGGTCCTCGTATTCTCTGATGCGAACTCCCTTTACCAGAAGGACGCCGTCCATCATTTAGTGAAGCACTTTAAAGATGAGGAAATCGGCGGGGTTTGCGGAGAGCTTCGATTGACGAACCCAACCAATTCATCTATCGGAGAATCAGAGGGCGCTTATTGGAAGTATGAAAAGCTCCTGAAGATGCTTGAGACGGCAACAGGTACGACCATCGTAGCGAACGGTTCCATCTATGCCCTTCGCAAAGAGTTGTTCAAAGAAATGAATCCGAATGTCGGGGATGATATGCAGAACCCGTTGATCATCATCAGCCAGCAAAAGCGATTCGTCTATGAGCCAAATGCCATCACGATGGAAGAAACGTCACCAAAGTCTTCAGAAGAATTTGGCCGGAAGGTACGGATCGTCACACGAAGCTTCACGGGCATCATGAGCTATAAAAATGTCTTGAATCCGTTCAAGAATTTCGATTTCTTCTATAAATACATGTCACATAAATTCCTGAGATGGTTAGTCCCTTATTATATGATTGCGATCTTCATCATCAATCTATTCTTATTGGATCAACCGTTATATCAAGTCATGTTCGGTTTACAGTTATTATTCTATATCCTCGCATTGCTAGGAAAAGTGACAAGCAATAAGATTACCTATATTCCATATTACTTCTGCCTGGTGAACTATGCAGCCCTCCTCGGTACCTTGAGAGCGATCTCCGGTAAGAGGCAGGCCACTTGGACGCCGACTAGTAGATAA